The DNA region TATCAGCATCGGCGGAATCGTCGAAGGTCTGATGACCCGCAGACAATTGCTAGTGACCGATGGCGCCCAGGTCCAGCTCGACCCGGTCCGCGAACTGATCCGCGCCATCGTGGCGGCCTGCCCTGGCATCACCTTCCTGGTCACCACCCGCCATCAGCTACAGCTCCCCGGCGAGGTGACCATGGTCATCCGTCCGCTGGGCACACCGGACGTCGGCGACGGCAGCACGCAGATCGCCGAGGCACCTGCCGTACAGCTGTTCTGGGATCGGTCCGGTCTGGCGACCAGAAGTCGCCCTACGGCACGCCAGTACGCCGCCTCTGCCCGGATCTGCCGGCGTCTCGACGGGCTGCCGCTGGCCATCGAGCTCGCCGCCGCGCGCGCTCAGGTGCTGTCGGTCGGATCCCTGGCGGATGCCCTGGACGACACCGTCGGCAGCTTGCTGGAACCGGAGAGCACATCCGAGGACAGCCTCATCGAGCGGGTGGTCGGCTGGAGCTATCGGCTGCTGAGCCCGGCCGAACAGCGGATCCTCGCCCGGCTGTCGGTGTTCATCTGGTTCAGTCACGAGTCGGCGGCAGCCGTCTGCGACGACCTGTACTCAACCCACGAGGTGCTTGACGCTCTCTCCTCGCTGGCAGCGAAATCCCTGGTCAGCCGTATGTATGAGGCCACCGATCCAGCCCGATTCGTCCTATTGCGACTGGTCCGGGAGTTCGCTCGCCAGCAGCTGGAGGCATCCGGCGACGCAGCAATGACCTATCGCCGGCAGGCCACCTACGTGACCAAGGTGACGGCCGAAGCAGCCGAGCATCTGACCTCGGCCGAGCAGGAGCACTGGTTGCGGGTCCTCGACGCGGAGGCCGGCAACATCCGGTTGGCCATGGACTACCTGACCGCCAACGACCCCGAGGGCGCCCTTCGGCTGGCCCGCCATCTATGGCGCTGGTGCTATCTGCGTGGCCGCTACACCGAGGGTCGTAGCTGGATGCGCGGTGCCTTGGATGCCGCCGCCGCCGCGCCTGCGGAGCTGCGTGCTCCGGTGCTGGCCGGAGCCGGGATGCTCTCCTTCCTCCAGTGTGACTACGAGGTAGCTCGCGAGACGCTGAGCCAGGCGCTGGCCCTGTACGAAGAGCTCGGCGACGACACCGGCATGGCCTCCTGCCTGACCCGACTCGGGTCGATCGCCCGCGAGCTCGGCGACTACACCACCGCGGAGCGTCGGCATCGTCGGTCGCTGGCGATCGCTCAGCAGCTCGACGACGAGCAGATGGTGGCGACCGAGCTCAACTACCTCAGCTTCGTCGCCTGGCTGCGCGGGGATCTGGATGCCGCCGACAGCCTCGGCGATGCTGCCATGCACCGGCTGCGCCGCGGCGGCGATCGCGAGCAGATCGCCTGGGCACTGATCAACAGCGGGGTGACCGCGCGCTATCGCGGTGATCTCGTGGGCGCGGAGATCTTGCTGCACCAGGCGTTCGAAGTCAGTGAACAGGTGGGCTACGCCGAGGGGATCGCCTGGACTCGCAACCAGCTCGGCGTGGTCGCCAGGTTGACCGGGCAGATCCAGAATGCCCGCGAGCTGCAGGAGGCGAGCCTGGCCGGGCATTCGCAACTGGGTGACCGGTGGCGGATGGCCAGTGTGCACGACGAGTTGGCAGCGATAGCGGTCGAGACCGGCGACTTCCGGCAGGCCGCGGCCCAGCTCGGCGCCGCTGACCGCCTCCGCGCCGACATCAAGACCCCGGTCCCGGCGATCGAGCAGGGCGACCGGGCTGCCACCGTCGCCGCAACCAAGGAGGCCCTCGGCTCCGCCTACCGGGCCGCGACGCTCGCCGGCCTGCTCGACGACTCCCGTCACGAGCGGCCGTGAGGCGGAGCGAGGGCTCCGTCTGGACCGACGAGGGAGCAAGACACGTTCTTCGTCTTGCGAGCGAGGAAGGAAGACGGAGTCCTGGGAGCGCAGCCGAACAGCGAGGGACGACCAACACAGCACTAGACTCGGCGACGCACTGATCCTCACCCAAGGAAGAGAAGGCGCATGAAGCTGAAGACACTGGTGTTCGTGGCCGCTGCGGCCACGGCTGGTTATCTGCTCGGCACGAAGGCCGGCCGGGCCCAGTTCGAGCAGATCAAGGCGAAGGCCGACGAGCTCGCCCACGATCCCCGGGTTCGCTCGCAGGTGTCATCGTTGGCTGGCCAGGTGAAGTCGCATGCCGACAAGCTCCCCGACCCGGCTTCGAGCGCCGTCCGCGCAGCCGCCGACGCGGTGGAGCACGCCACCAAGAACTGACACCTGGCGAGACCGGCCACACAGCCGACATCAGCTGCTCTCAGCGCACTGCCAGGACGGCATCGGCTTGCTGCCGGCTGACGCCGGAGCCGATCACCGCGGCAGACTGCGGGCCCAGGCGGGTCGCACAGAAGACGTCGGAGATCA from Microlunatus phosphovorus NM-1 includes:
- a CDS encoding ATP-binding protein; this encodes MSTFGSELRWYRQRAGMSQEGLAARAGLSPEAVSLLERGRRSPRITTLSLLADALRLRPDERERFFGALLAAPPAPPPPRPLPKPLPPTFADPLLGRSEDLAAIRTLLVDHRLVTLTGPGGIGKTRLAAALAHEAATQTDSYPDGATWLPIGGVARAEDLVPAFAAVLGISGDPDISIGGIVEGLMTRRQLLVTDGAQVQLDPVRELIRAIVAACPGITFLVTTRHQLQLPGEVTMVIRPLGTPDVGDGSTQIAEAPAVQLFWDRSGLATRSRPTARQYAASARICRRLDGLPLAIELAAARAQVLSVGSLADALDDTVGSLLEPESTSEDSLIERVVGWSYRLLSPAEQRILARLSVFIWFSHESAAAVCDDLYSTHEVLDALSSLAAKSLVSRMYEATDPARFVLLRLVREFARQQLEASGDAAMTYRRQATYVTKVTAEAAEHLTSAEQEHWLRVLDAEAGNIRLAMDYLTANDPEGALRLARHLWRWCYLRGRYTEGRSWMRGALDAAAAAPAELRAPVLAGAGMLSFLQCDYEVARETLSQALALYEELGDDTGMASCLTRLGSIARELGDYTTAERRHRRSLAIAQQLDDEQMVATELNYLSFVAWLRGDLDAADSLGDAAMHRLRRGGDREQIAWALINSGVTARYRGDLVGAEILLHQAFEVSEQVGYAEGIAWTRNQLGVVARLTGQIQNARELQEASLAGHSQLGDRWRMASVHDELAAIAVETGDFRQAAAQLGAADRLRADIKTPVPAIEQGDRAATVAATKEALGSAYRAATLAGLLDDSRHERP